Genomic segment of Acidobacteriota bacterium:
AAATGGAGCACCACCGAGAACGTCGCGTGGAAGACCGAGATCCCCGGCATGGGATGGAGCTCGCCCGCCGTCTGGGGCGATAACATCTTTCTGACCTCGGTGGTCAGCTCGGTTGAAGGCGAGAAACCGAAGAAGGGTCTATACTTCGGCGGCGAGCGAAAACCGCCAACCGACATCCACCGGTGGATGGTCTACTGCGTGGATTTCAAGACCGGCAAGATTCGCTGGCAGCAGGAAGTCAAGAACGGTCCGCCCGAGAACCCGCGACACTTGAAGAACAGCTATGCTTCGGAGACTCCGGTGACCGACGGCGAGCGTGTCTATGCTTACTTCGGAAACGTGGGTCTGTTCTGCTTCGACATGAGCGGCAAGCTGCTGTGGTCCAAGAAGTGGGGGCCGTTTGCGACGCGCTACGGCTGGGGAACCGCCGCATCGCCGGTGTTGTACAAGGACCGGCTGTACGTAGTCAACGACAACGACACCGCGTCGTTCATGATCGCGCTGAATGCGAAGACCGGCGAACAGATATGGCGAGTCGAAAGAGAGCAGGGAACCAACTGGGCTACGCCATACGTGTGGGAGAGCGGCTCACGGACCGAGATAATCACGCCGGGAACAAAGAAGACCAGGTCTTACGATTTGAACGGCAAGCCGCTGTGGGAGTTCAGCGGGATGTCTTCGATCTCGATACCGACGCCGTTTTCGCGGCACGGACTTGTTTACATCGCGTCCGGTTACGTGGGCGATCAGCTCCGGCCGGTGTATGCGATCAAGCCGGGCGCTTCGGGTGACATCTCGCTAAAGCCGGGAGAGCTGAGCAACAACTACATCGCGTGGTACCAGCCGCAAGCGGGGCCTTACAACCCGTCGCCGATCGTCTACGGCGACTACTACTACACGCTTTACGATCGCGGCTTTTTCACCTGTCACGATGCGAAGGATGGAGGCGAGGTCTATCCAAAAGTACGAATCGATCCTGGCGTAAACGCGTTCACGTCGTCGCCGTGGGCATACAACGGCAAGATATTTTGCTTGAGTGAAGACGGCGACACGTTTGTGATTCAGGCGGGCAAAGAGTACAAGCTTGTGGGCAAGAACTCTCTGGACGAGATGTGCATGGCGACGCCGGCAATCGTGCGGGGGAGCTTGGTCATCCGCACCGCGACGAAGCTTTATCGAATCACGAAGGGCGGCGCTTCGAAGGCTTAACAGTAAACCCCGAAGGGAGTGGCGGAATAAAGCCACGGGGGCTTTACTTCCGCCATCCCTTCGGGATTCACAGGGGTTGCCGAGTTTACGCCTCATTGCTTGGTAACGCGGTTCGAGAGATGCAGACCCAATGCAGCGATGGCGTGTGGCGTATTGCTGCGTTTGGTAGTATCCGTGAGGAGTATGTTTATGAAGAAACTTGGCGTCATTCTGGTGACAGCATTCTGCGCCCTTGCCGCGTACGCTCAGATTCAGAAAGAGCAACCGGCCATTTTCAACTTCACCCGCGTGAGCGATCAGTATTGCACGGGTGGCCAGCCGAAGCTCGAGGCTCTGGAAAAGCTGAAGTCGGAAGGCGTGAAGTCGATCATCAACCTCCGCACACCGGGCGAGCACCGCGCCGCCGATGAAGAAGCTAAGGCGAAAGAACTCGGACTCAAGTACTTCAACATCCCGGTTGTGTACAGGGACCCAAAGGATGAACAGGCCACCGAGTTCCTCAAGATAACCGACGATCCTGCAAACCGCCCGGTCTTTATTCACTGCACCGCGGCGATTCGAGTCGGCGCGTTCTGGATGATCCGTCGTGTGTTGCGTGACGGCTGGACGGTTGAGGCCGCGGAAGAAGAAGCCAGGAAGATCGGCCTCCGCGAAGCGCCCCACCTAACCGAGTTCGCGCGGAACTACATCGCGAAGTACGGGAAGAAGTGAGGGTAGTCCTACCTTGCCTGAAGGCGACAATCAAAAGCTGATCATAACTCACGCGGTGCTGACCGGCCTCACTCCCTTGATTCCAGTTCCGATTGTCGACGATCTGGTTAAGAGCTACTTCCAGCGACGGCTTGTACGCGAGCTGACACGCGTTTACGCGATCACCCTGACCGAGCAAGAGATGAAAACCCTCGCCGACGATCCGGGCAGCGGGTGTCTGGCTGGCTGCCTCGGCGGCGCGCTCCTGCTCCCGTTCAAGCTGATCTTTCGCAAGCTGTTCTTCTTCCTCGAATGGAAACGTGCCGCCGACACGGTGAGCCGCACCTTTCATCAAGGCTATCTCCTCGATTGTGCGTTGAACGAGGGCTGGTTCCGGGGTCAGCGCAACGCTTTTGAGCTTCGGGCGGCGATTGACGCGGTCTGCCGCGAAGTGGGAACGGGTCCGGTTGAACGCGCGGTGAGCTTGACGCTCAGTCAATCGAAGGCGACGCTCAAGTCGGCCGCGAGTCTCCTGAACCGAAGCTTGAAGAGCGTTTCGGGTAAGCCTGATGCCGAGCGAGTTGCTTCAGCGGCCGAAGCAGTGGAAGCCGAGGAGGAGCGCGAGATCGAGGGCGTGATCAACAAGCTACAGAAGTCGATTCAAAGCGTGCCCGAAGACTACTTCCTCAACCTGCGCGGGCGCCTGGCCGCGGGGCTCCACGTTGGCTGAAAACTACAATCTGTTCAGCGAACCTCGAAAGCGAGCGTTACCGTCGATGAACCGGGCCGCCTCCTGATCGCCTCGCGCTTGTCTACATCGAACGGCTTGCCTATGTTGTTTCCCGCCAGGTCTTCGATCGTCGTTTCGATCAGAAGCTTGTACCCGCCACGACGCCATGGATTGTCTGGGACAAAAGTCCAACGACGTTCCTGATCCTCCAGCACGGACTTCCCGTCGATTGAACCTCCAGAGTCGCTGGTTACCCGGATCGAGCGTGGAGTGACGGCGTTATCCATTGGCTCCGGGAAAATGACCGACAGCCGTTCGAGCGTGCCGGAAGGTGGAGGCTGAGTCCTCCAGCGCGCCGGATCCACAGGCTCGCGATCAGAAGGACCAGCCTTGAACGTTTTCTCAAAAGACTGTTTGAGCGGGACCCCGGCGCCGTCCTTCCACGCGCTGTCGATTGCCAGTGTGTAGCTCTTTCCGGCTTCCAGCACGGGTCCAATCTCTTCGAGCGGACGAACTCCTCGCTTGATCCTGCCGGGATCGATGATCAGGGTCAGCCGAGTCATTGCCGGGTCCCACAACTCCTCGTCGATCTCCAGGAAGGGAAGCTCGACTTCCTTGCCCGCGCTGTCGCGCAAGTGAACGTGATCGTAGATGCGGCCGCGGCTCATCGGCGACGAGAAGTGGACGTAGAACTTGAGAAGGTTTTCAGGCAACACGTCGGCGCTTGGATAAACGTGACTCACGACGGTGGTTGGTGACGAGCTTAGCGAGGGTGATTTGTAGACCGAAGTGACCGGATCGCCCGCATCACCGCTTAACGAAACGGGACGAAACACTGCGCGATATTCGGCCTCCGGTTCAACCGGGAACTGCGACTCGAACAGGAGCACATTTGACTCGACGCGGTAGGCGCCAAGCATCGGCGGCAAGTTCGGATCCGATGTCGAGCCCGGCCGCCCGGCGTAAACCGACAACAGGCGTTGCCATTCGGCGGGCGTCCACGTTGATCCTCGCAAGCGGTCGAGCGATACCGCACCGAGCCCGTGCACTTCGACGAGCAGCCTGTTTGAGCCTGTTTGATCGAGCGTCCAGCGGAGGGAAACCGGCGCCGCCGAGCTTGAAGGCTCGGGCGGCGCCGCGCGTTTGCAGGCTTGAAAAGTGAGCGACGCGCCGAAGGTGATCAATGCCGCAACAAAAATGGCCGGCAGCTCGCCTTGCCGTCGAGGCCCGT
This window contains:
- a CDS encoding PQQ-binding-like beta-propeller repeat protein is translated as MIKKAMAAVFLIGVLLTAAMAQANWPQFRGPGSLGVAEDPNLPDKWSTTENVAWKTEIPGMGWSSPAVWGDNIFLTSVVSSVEGEKPKKGLYFGGERKPPTDIHRWMVYCVDFKTGKIRWQQEVKNGPPENPRHLKNSYASETPVTDGERVYAYFGNVGLFCFDMSGKLLWSKKWGPFATRYGWGTAASPVLYKDRLYVVNDNDTASFMIALNAKTGEQIWRVEREQGTNWATPYVWESGSRTEIITPGTKKTRSYDLNGKPLWEFSGMSSISIPTPFSRHGLVYIASGYVGDQLRPVYAIKPGASGDISLKPGELSNNYIAWYQPQAGPYNPSPIVYGDYYYTLYDRGFFTCHDAKDGGEVYPKVRIDPGVNAFTSSPWAYNGKIFCLSEDGDTFVIQAGKEYKLVGKNSLDEMCMATPAIVRGSLVIRTATKLYRITKGGASKA
- a CDS encoding protein tyrosine phosphatase family protein; this translates as MKKLGVILVTAFCALAAYAQIQKEQPAIFNFTRVSDQYCTGGQPKLEALEKLKSEGVKSIINLRTPGEHRAADEEAKAKELGLKYFNIPVVYRDPKDEQATEFLKITDDPANRPVFIHCTAAIRVGAFWMIRRVLRDGWTVEAAEEEARKIGLREAPHLTEFARNYIAKYGKK
- a CDS encoding Ig-like domain-containing protein gives rise to the protein MNGPRRQGELPAIFVAALITFGASLTFQACKRAAPPEPSSSAAPVSLRWTLDQTGSNRLLVEVHGLGAVSLDRLRGSTWTPAEWQRLLSVYAGRPGSTSDPNLPPMLGAYRVESNVLLFESQFPVEPEAEYRAVFRPVSLSGDAGDPVTSVYKSPSLSSSPTTVVSHVYPSADVLPENLLKFYVHFSSPMSRGRIYDHVHLRDSAGKEVELPFLEIDEELWDPAMTRLTLIIDPGRIKRGVRPLEEIGPVLEAGKSYTLAIDSAWKDGAGVPLKQSFEKTFKAGPSDREPVDPARWRTQPPPSGTLERLSVIFPEPMDNAVTPRSIRVTSDSGGSIDGKSVLEDQERRWTFVPDNPWRRGGYKLLIETTIEDLAGNNIGKPFDVDKREAIRRRPGSSTVTLAFEVR